The following coding sequences lie in one Psychrilyobacter atlanticus DSM 19335 genomic window:
- a CDS encoding MFS transporter, protein MKNEKMNGLTLLIIIGVSAGGMFSLPYLRDTYFVALRDGLRLTNTQFGKLLSVYSIVSIAISIPCGWIASKYSAKKILIGIVGLTALSGYWYATFPTYLSCLIIFSIWGFTTTMYWPLLTKAALTVGGKNGNVKSYGVVESTRAAAYAIISFISVGLFSYLGSQSLGVQGVIVFYSSILLIVAIAAGVFIKDDKEDKVIQNENIDKFKQVIRILKNPNVWLLGMTIFITLSMYICSGMIIPYLEEVWKVSPEFAAIFGIFRSAILITAAGLIGGIISKKLNSVIKMIFIAYVVAIGVTIILILIPTQPMFKTVLIIVSLLLIFSIVINKTMYMAPTVEIGIRPEDVPMVSVVLSMIGFSCEMFMYTLVGNFVDKNPGIIGYRNVFYLLIFYGIIGVIIMGTLRYRISNKNSKVQSQTLN, encoded by the coding sequence GTGAAAAATGAAAAAATGAATGGTTTGACCTTACTAATAATTATTGGAGTATCTGCTGGAGGAATGTTTAGTTTACCATATTTACGAGATACGTATTTTGTAGCGTTAAGAGATGGTCTACGTTTAACAAATACTCAATTTGGAAAATTATTATCAGTGTATAGCATTGTTAGTATTGCTATCAGTATTCCTTGTGGTTGGATAGCAAGTAAATATTCAGCCAAAAAAATCCTTATAGGAATTGTAGGATTAACTGCACTGTCAGGATATTGGTATGCAACATTCCCAACTTATTTATCTTGTCTAATTATTTTTAGCATTTGGGGTTTTACAACTACAATGTATTGGCCATTGTTAACAAAAGCTGCGCTTACAGTAGGAGGAAAAAATGGGAATGTAAAATCTTATGGAGTTGTTGAATCAACAAGAGCTGCTGCATATGCAATTATAAGTTTTATATCTGTAGGTTTATTCTCTTATTTAGGGTCTCAATCATTAGGAGTTCAAGGTGTAATTGTATTTTATTCTTCGATATTATTAATAGTAGCAATTGCAGCAGGAGTATTTATAAAGGACGATAAAGAAGATAAGGTTATTCAAAACGAAAACATTGATAAATTTAAACAAGTAATCAGAATATTAAAGAATCCCAATGTTTGGTTACTTGGTATGACTATTTTTATAACATTATCTATGTATATTTGTAGTGGAATGATTATTCCTTACTTAGAAGAAGTTTGGAAAGTGTCTCCTGAATTTGCTGCAATTTTTGGAATTTTCCGTTCAGCAATTCTCATAACAGCAGCTGGGTTAATTGGTGGAATAATCTCTAAAAAATTAAATAGTGTAATAAAGATGATTTTTATAGCATATGTTGTTGCCATAGGAGTTACAATAATTTTAATTCTTATACCTACACAACCAATGTTTAAAACTGTTTTAATCATTGTTTCTTTGTTATTAATATTTTCTATAGTTATTAATAAAACTATGTATATGGCTCCTACAGTAGAGATAGGAATTAGACCTGAAGATGTCCCAATGGTTTCAGTAGTATTAAGTATGATTGGGTTCTCATGTGAGATGTTTATGTATACATTAGTAGGTAACTTTGTAGATAAAAATCCAGGTATAATTGGTTATAGAAATGTATTTTATCTATTGATTTTTTATGGAATAATAGGTGTAATAATAATGGGAACTTTAAGATATAGAATTTCTAATAAGAATAGCAAAGTTCAATCTCAAACATTAAATTAG
- a CDS encoding M42 family metallopeptidase, producing MNINSEYLLKKLTDILAIDSPSGDCIEVINYLNKNFKDLGLTTKISPKGALTVIIKGRDVENPVAVTAHVDTLGAMVKEIKPNGRLKLTQIGGYPWPTIDGEYCTISSLDGKKYRGTILFDKTSCHIYGDIPRTMIRNEENIEVRIDELVFSKKDTTKLGIEVGDYVYFDKRTEIRKNGFIKSRHLDDKACVAILLEVARNIVENNNIPSKTTYFIISNYEEVGHGGAGLINNKIKEVIAVDMATPGIGQQSKEQEVTICAKESTGPYDLELKKKLIKIGKEKNLNYNIDVFKYYNSDARVALVAGGQFKHALIGPGVDASHAYERTHIQGLENTVKLLIAYLNS from the coding sequence ATGAATATAAATAGTGAATACTTATTAAAGAAATTAACAGATATACTAGCAATAGATAGCCCATCAGGAGATTGTATTGAGGTTATAAATTATTTGAACAAAAATTTTAAAGATTTAGGACTTACAACAAAAATTTCACCTAAAGGTGCCCTTACAGTAATTATTAAAGGGAGAGATGTAGAAAATCCAGTAGCAGTGACTGCACATGTTGATACTCTAGGAGCTATGGTTAAAGAAATAAAACCTAATGGAAGATTAAAACTTACACAAATAGGAGGATATCCTTGGCCGACAATAGATGGAGAATATTGTACAATTTCTAGCTTAGATGGGAAAAAATATAGAGGTACAATCCTTTTTGATAAAACTTCGTGTCATATCTATGGTGATATTCCTAGAACAATGATAAGGAATGAAGAAAATATAGAAGTAAGAATAGATGAATTAGTTTTTTCAAAAAAAGATACTACTAAACTAGGAATAGAGGTAGGAGATTATGTATATTTTGATAAAAGAACAGAGATCAGGAAAAATGGTTTTATAAAATCTAGACATTTGGACGATAAAGCTTGTGTAGCAATACTCCTTGAAGTTGCAAGAAATATTGTTGAAAATAATAATATTCCATCAAAAACAACTTATTTTATCATATCGAATTATGAAGAAGTGGGCCACGGAGGAGCAGGTCTAATAAATAATAAAATAAAAGAAGTTATAGCTGTAGATATGGCTACACCTGGAATAGGGCAACAATCAAAAGAACAAGAGGTAACTATATGTGCAAAAGAAAGCACAGGACCCTATGATCTAGAATTAAAGAAAAAACTTATAAAAATAGGAAAAGAAAAAAACCTTAATTATAATATCGATGTGTTTAAATACTATAATTCTGATGCGAGAGTTGCATTGGTTGCAGGAGGGCAGTTTAAGCACGCTCTTATAGGTCCAGGAGTAGACGCATCTCATGCTTACGAAAGGACTCATATACAAGGCCTTGAAAATACAGTTAAGTTGCTTATAGCATATTTAAACTCTTAA
- a CDS encoding TIGR04076 family protein, with the protein MKKAKIQITVVNRLGKCKCHRGHQIGDSFDYDTQRGEICPMAMHIAFPYIDILRYGGSLPANKDGKNYFCCSDVDVINVFSLEITK; encoded by the coding sequence ATGAAAAAAGCAAAAATACAAATAACAGTAGTTAATAGGCTAGGTAAATGTAAGTGTCACCGTGGACATCAAATTGGAGATTCTTTTGATTATGATACACAACGAGGTGAGATCTGCCCTATGGCAATGCATATAGCATTTCCGTATATTGATATTCTCAGATATGGTGGATCTCTTCCAGCTAATAAAGATGGAAAAAATTATTTTTGTTGCTCAGATGTAGATGTAATCAATGTTTTTAGTCTTGAAATTACAAAATAA
- a CDS encoding transposase, with protein MFPIAKEWQDRPLEDTYAVVFMDAIHYNVRSEGRIVKKAVYIAIGINMDGMKEILWMWVGENESTKF; from the coding sequence ATCTTTCCTATAGCTAAAGAATGGCAAGATAGGCCATTAGAAGACACATATGCTGTAGTTTTTATGGATGCAATTCATTACAACGTTCGAAGTGAAGGGCGCATAGTTAAAAAGGCTGTCTATATCGCTATTGGAATTAATATGGATGGAATGAAAGAAATTTTATGGATGTGGGTTGGTGAAAATGAAAGTACTAAGTTCTAG
- a CDS encoding transposase — MREYLSKAPNNSLDFSVLGQMLEGALDGEFEEQLSYSKYDYLNKPTDNFRNGYSKKTLKSRSGEIEISVPRDRNNDFEPQIIKKHQNSISQDFEGKVTSLFAKGMTLSDIKTHVADMYDFDISKSSISRILIRSFL; from the coding sequence ATAAGAGAGTACCTTAGTAAAGCACCTAATAATAGCTTAGATTTTAGTGTATTAGGACAAATGCTTGAAGGTGCTTTGGATGGAGAGTTTGAGGAGCAACTTAGTTATAGTAAATATGATTACCTTAATAAACCTACGGATAATTTTAGAAACGGATATTCTAAAAAAACACTAAAAAGTAGATCTGGAGAAATTGAGATTAGTGTTCCTAGAGACAGAAACAATGATTTTGAACCACAGATCATTAAAAAGCATCAAAACTCAATAAGCCAAGACTTTGAAGGAAAAGTTACTTCTTTATTCGCCAAAGGAATGACTCTTAGTGATATTAAGACTCATGTCGCTGATATGTATGATTTTGATATCTCCAAAAGTTCTATTAGTAGAATTCTGATAAGATCTTTCCTATAG
- a CDS encoding tetratricopeptide repeat protein, translating into MSIKDLKKMRTLYEEGKYTTALLNIDHVINRMGKDLTEEEITELSKLYFLKSEVLNAMESPYEALEMVKVSYHYKKDIENISFLAHLNNSLGNYEESIKYLEEVSKEGRDDEWIYSEKGWTLNALGRSKEALENLLRAKELGRKDPWIFNELGTTYRILQRKKESLDILYKGLEISGGWNKDIIQNIGITLYELKDYKQSLRWLSKFETLNENENSIIIEYLIKNNIELEKFQQVENLISDLKNIDFIIYLGDYLLHKNLQQVYFNCLESIKEKRSLFLAKIRIEQCRALEGLESDNIDNETMLAKAKEALVYCEQYAKNNLGVKNDLYYEIGFCLTRLKRYHEGWNYLVNAKIISTNEKEVQKIDEELIKNLNNHVKDSKEKINKNQLTPTLLYELGFALIRLGRQEEGLEYLLKAEKQGNHSYDNYSEIICTFYNLERYTETLEYIKKVDLKDMNENNLNLHMFFMDIIGQSFFELKIYQEAIVVFETLISLGQENNPKLLMNLGDCYREVKRYQDSIKYFLKAKKISKPKAKIYYELGRLYGRLNEHKKALEILSVAKKLAETDFELELITESIVWNTKENN; encoded by the coding sequence ATGTCGATAAAAGATTTAAAAAAAATGAGAACTTTATATGAAGAAGGAAAGTATACAACGGCTCTATTAAATATAGATCATGTTATAAATAGAATGGGAAAAGATTTAACGGAAGAAGAAATTACAGAATTATCTAAATTGTATTTCTTAAAAAGTGAGGTATTAAATGCTATGGAAAGTCCATATGAAGCCTTAGAGATGGTTAAAGTTTCTTACCATTACAAAAAAGATATAGAGAATATATCTTTTTTAGCACATTTAAATAATAGTTTAGGCAATTATGAAGAATCCATTAAATATTTAGAGGAAGTTTCAAAAGAAGGAAGAGATGATGAGTGGATATACAGTGAAAAAGGGTGGACATTAAATGCGCTGGGGAGATCAAAAGAAGCTTTAGAAAATTTATTGAGAGCCAAAGAACTCGGGCGAAAGGATCCCTGGATCTTTAATGAGTTGGGAACAACTTATCGAATACTTCAAAGAAAAAAAGAATCGTTAGATATCTTGTATAAGGGGTTGGAAATTTCAGGTGGTTGGAATAAAGATATAATACAAAATATAGGAATAACACTATACGAATTAAAAGATTATAAACAGTCTTTAAGGTGGCTGTCTAAGTTCGAAACATTGAATGAGAATGAAAATTCTATAATAATAGAATATTTAATAAAAAATAATATTGAATTAGAAAAGTTTCAACAAGTAGAAAACCTTATATCAGATCTAAAAAATATTGATTTTATTATTTATCTTGGGGATTATCTTCTCCATAAAAATTTACAGCAAGTTTATTTTAATTGCCTAGAATCAATTAAAGAAAAAAGGTCATTATTTTTAGCTAAAATAAGGATAGAACAATGTAGAGCATTAGAAGGATTAGAATCTGATAATATAGACAATGAAACTATGTTAGCAAAAGCTAAAGAAGCTTTAGTCTATTGTGAACAATATGCTAAAAATAATTTAGGAGTAAAAAATGACTTGTATTATGAGATAGGGTTTTGTTTGACGCGATTAAAAAGATATCATGAAGGTTGGAATTATCTTGTGAATGCTAAAATAATCTCTACGAATGAAAAAGAGGTTCAAAAGATAGATGAAGAACTTATAAAAAATCTAAATAATCACGTAAAAGATTCAAAAGAGAAGATAAATAAAAATCAATTAACACCAACACTACTATATGAACTTGGTTTTGCCCTGATAAGGTTAGGAAGACAAGAGGAAGGTTTAGAATATCTACTGAAAGCAGAAAAACAAGGTAATCATAGTTATGATAATTATAGTGAAATAATTTGTACTTTTTATAATTTAGAAAGATATACTGAAACACTTGAGTATATAAAAAAAGTAGATTTAAAGGATATGAATGAAAATAATCTTAATTTACATATGTTTTTTATGGATATAATTGGACAGTCATTTTTTGAGCTAAAAATTTATCAAGAAGCTATAGTGGTATTTGAGACTTTAATCTCTTTAGGCCAAGAAAATAACCCTAAACTCTTGATGAATTTAGGAGATTGTTACAGAGAAGTTAAGAGATACCAGGATTCTATAAAATATTTTCTAAAAGCTAAAAAAATATCTAAACCAAAAGCTAAAATTTATTATGAATTAGGTAGATTATACGGTAGGTTAAATGAGCATAAAAAAGCACTTGAAATTCTTTCTGTTGCGAAAAAATTAGCAGAAACGGATTTTGAATTGGAATTAATAACAGAGTCTATTGTGTGGAATACAAAAGAAAATAATTAA
- a CDS encoding OmpA family protein encodes MKKLFLLVMVLTLISCAEPNYREDKKIVIRKVPRVILKLTLSAGANFDFDKSVLLNKDIPKLNEFIDQIKELEGTLIIIGHTDTNGSYEYNDKLSMRRARAIENYMEERLDFDKYQLEVVGKGEREPIYKLEKSIPEMAANRRVEITFIETNN; translated from the coding sequence ATGAAAAAACTTTTTTTATTAGTTATGGTTCTTACACTTATTTCTTGTGCTGAACCAAACTATAGAGAAGATAAAAAAATTGTAATCAGAAAAGTTCCAAGGGTAATCTTAAAACTTACTCTTAGTGCAGGGGCGAACTTTGATTTTGACAAGTCAGTCCTTCTAAATAAAGATATTCCTAAATTAAATGAATTTATAGACCAAATTAAAGAATTAGAAGGAACTTTAATTATAATTGGGCATACCGATACAAATGGTAGTTATGAATATAATGATAAACTTTCTATGAGAAGAGCTAGGGCTATAGAGAACTATATGGAGGAAAGGTTAGACTTTGATAAATATCAACTAGAAGTTGTTGGTAAGGGAGAACGAGAACCTATCTATAAACTGGAAAAATCTATCCCTGAAATGGCAGCCAATCGACGTGTAGAAATTACATTTATAGAAACGAATAACTAA